In the genome of Meles meles chromosome 16, mMelMel3.1 paternal haplotype, whole genome shotgun sequence, one region contains:
- the LOC123926812 gene encoding serine/threonine-protein phosphatase 4 regulatory subunit 1-like isoform X4: protein MVRKSSQEVLLILLEQDLISQHDIENKVCPVLLALSAPDRDDEYKTEAANLICKLVSVLSKSTVERLLLPRFCELCGDGKFFQVRKVCATNFGDICHAVGQEATEKFLIPKFFELCSDSVWGMRKACAECFMAVSYSASPEVRRAQLSPLFIKLISDPCRWVRQAAFQSLGPFISTFANPSRAGLYIREDGTLSIRPPAQDLDSDLPSGDPRAGSCGNTFSACSMKPVHTEPDLPTGGTPAGTGDFQRVVSSDGLMADSVEDAALAGAELTRLSPEANASLKLPAGSDLPVHSHPRPGSFTCPEGPEDVFNNFFYWRTPLPDISKDLELLLSAAGPQEKGCHGPETVQQSCVARSEIQKVLDRLQEHLMSDPDVQAQVQVLSAALRVVQLDSVNEPERQGPGGRNEGSVSAPSPASDNPTALSASSAQKEPSEPRMLRSTDPGRPCGGAVDGLEMEQRHLPAPIEENKSKLQDIIPQPLLDQYVSMTDPARAQTVDIDIAKHCAYSLPGVALTLGRQNWHCLRDTYETLASDVQWKVRRTLAFSIHELAVILGDQLTAADLVPIFNGFLKDLDEVRIGILKHLYDFLKLLHEDKRREYLYQFQEFVVTDNSRNWRFRYELAEQLILILELYNPNDVHDYLMQIALKLCADKVSEVRWISFRLVVAILQKFASHSESALGLSFISELIVRFRHCAKWVGRQAFAFICQMLAEWFLCAGHVLEAAGRGWTSSCSAGTVHLAVVDEECIPVEQFVEHLLPSLLSLASDPVPNVRVLLAKALRQTLLEKAYLRNAGNPHLQVVEETVLALQSDRDPDVSFFATLEPKRRGTADAPLLEERS from the exons gTTAGAAAATCAAGTCAGGAAGTGCTCTTGATTCTTCTGGAACAAGATCTAATTTCCCAGCACGATATTGAAAACAAAGTGTGTCCAGTCCTGCTGGCACTCTCTGCCCCGGACCGTGATGACGAGTATAAGACAGAAGCTGCGAAC CTAATCTGCAAACTGGTTTCCGTGCTGAGTAAGAGCACCGTTGAACGCCTGCTGCTCCCTCGATTCTGCGAATTGTGTGGTGACGGGAAGTTCTTTCAAGTTCGGAAG GTGTGTGCTACAAATTTTGGTGATATTTGTCATGCCGTTGGACAAGAAGCCACTGAGAAATTTTTG ATCCCAAAGTTTTTTGAGCTCTGCTCAGACAGTGTTTGGGGGATGCGAAAAGCCTGCGCAGAGTGCTTCATGGCGGTGTCCTACAGCGCATCCCCTGAGGTCCGCAGAGCCCAGCTGTCACCCCTATTCATCAAGCTCATCAGCGACCCCTGCCGATGG GTGCGTCAGGCTGCCTTCCAATCCCTGGGCCCCTTCATTTCCACCTTCGCGAACCCCTCCAGGGCCGGCCTCTACATTCGAGAAGATGGCACCCTGAGCATCCGACCACCGGCTCAGGATTTGGACTCTGATCTCCCCTCCGGGGACCCCCGTGCAGGCAGTTGTGGCAACACTTTCTCAGCCTG TTCCATGAAGCCGGTGCACACGGAGCCAGACCTGCCCACGGGAGGCACGCCAGCGGGAACTGGTGATTTCCAGCGGGTTGTTAGCTCTGATGGCCTCATGGCAGACTCAGTAGAAGACGCTGCCCTGGCTGGAGCCGAGTTGACCAGGCTTTCCCCGGAGGCCAATGCCTCCTTGAAGCTCCCCGCTGGGAGTGACCTCCCCGTCCACAGCCACCCTAGACCAGGCTCCTTTACCTGCCCAGAGGGTCCTGAGGATGTAttcaataatttcttttattgGCGAACCCCTCTCCCTGACATAAGCAAGGACCTAGAGCTGCTTCTGAGTGCGGCTGGGCCCCAGGAGAAGGGCTGTCACGGGCCCGAGACTGTGCAGCAGAGCTGCGTGGCCAGGAGCGAGATTCAGAAAGTCCTTGATCGTTTGCAGGAGCATCTGATGAGTGACCCAGATGTTCAAG CCCAGGTTCAGGTCTTATCAGCTGCTCTGAGAGTGGTACAGCTTGACTCTGTGAACGAGCCCGAGCGTCAGGGGCCCGGAGGCCGGAACGAGGGGTCGGTTTCAGCTCCCAGCCCTGCGTCTGACAATCCCACGGCTCTGTCGGCTTCCTCAGCGCAGAAGGAGCCCTCTGAGCCCAGGATGTTACGAAGCACA GACCCCGGCCGACCCTGCGGTGGAGCCGTTGACGGTCTGGAGATGGAGCAGAGGCACCTCCCCGCCCCAATTGAGGAGAATAAGTCTAAATTACAG GACATAATACCTCAGCCCCTGCTAGATCAGTACGTGTCGATGACCGACCCCGCTCGCGCCCAGACCGTCGATATTGACATAGCCAAACACTGCGCCTATAGCCTCCCGGGGGTGGCGCTCACCTTGGGCAGGCAAAATTGGCACTGCCTGAGAGACACGTATGAAACACTGGCTTCTGATGTGCAG TGGAAAGTGCGTCGGACCCTGGCCTTCTCCATCCACGAGCTGGCTGTGATTCTCGGGGACCAGCTCACGGCTGCTGACCTGGTGCCCATCTTCAATGGATTTTTAAAGGACCTGGATGAAGTACGAATAGGAATTCTTAAACACCTGTATGATTTTCTAAAG ttgcttCACGAAGACAAGAGGAGAGAGTATCTTTACCAGTTTCAAGAATTTGTAGTGACCGATAACAGCAGGAACTGGAGGTTTCGATACGAACTAGCAGA acagCTGATACTCATTTTGGAGCTCTATAATCCCAATGACGTTCATGATTACTTAATGCAGATTGCCTTAAAGTTATGTGCAGATAAAGTTTCTGAAGTTCGGTGGATCTCCTTCAGACTA GTTGTGGCCATTTTGCAGAAGTTTGCCTCCCACAGTGAGAGCGCGCTGGGGTTAAGTTTCATCAGTGAGCTCATCGTCAGGTTCCGGCATTGTGCGAAGTGGGTTGGAAGGCAAGCTTTCGCTTTCATTTGTCAG ATGCTGGCTGAATGGTTCCTGTGTGCCGGGCATGTTCtagaagctgcaggcagagggtggaCAAGCTCCTGCTCTGCCGGCACCGTCCATCTG GCGGTGGTGGACGAGGAGTGCATCCCCGTGGAGCAGTTTGTCGAACACTTGCTCCCCAGCCTCCTAAGCCTTGCCTCCGATCCTGTGCCGAACGTGAGGGTTCTGCTGGCCAAAGCTCTGCGGCAGACGCTGCTAGAAAAGG CGTACTTGAGAAATGCCGGTAACCCTCATCTTCAAGTCGTTGAGGAGACCGTCCTGGCCCTGCAGTCCGACCGGGACCCGGATGTGTCCTTTTTTGCCACCCTGGAACCCAAACGTCGGGGCACCGCAGACGCGCCCCTGCTGGAGGAACGGAGTTAA
- the LOC123926812 gene encoding serine/threonine-protein phosphatase 4 regulatory subunit 1-like isoform X3 — MRPSSAGLTLSKAALSDLCHCHQASPSRPVVHQTGDLAVCFSEKIEAFCLHPLSRRVRKSSQEVLLILLEQDLISQHDIENKVCPVLLALSAPDRDDEYKTEAANLICKLVSVLSKSTVERLLLPRFCELCGDGKFFQVRKVCATNFGDICHAVGQEATEKFLIPKFFELCSDSVWGMRKACAECFMAVSYSASPEVRRAQLSPLFIKLISDPCRWVRQAAFQSLGPFISTFANPSRAGLYIREDGTLSIRPPAQDLDSDLPSGDPRAGSCGNTFSACSMKPVHTEPDLPTGGTPAGTGDFQRVVSSDGLMADSVEDAALAGAELTRLSPEANASLKLPAGSDLPVHSHPRPGSFTCPEGPEDVFNNFFYWRTPLPDISKDLELLLSAAGPQEKGCHGPETVQQSCVARSEIQKVLDRLQEHLMSDPDVQAQVQVLSAALRVVQLDSVNEPERQGPGGRNEGSVSAPSPASDNPTALSASSAQKEPSEPRMLRSTDPGRPCGGAVDGLEMEQRHLPAPIEENKSKLQDIIPQPLLDQYVSMTDPARAQTVDIDIAKHCAYSLPGVALTLGRQNWHCLRDTYETLASDVQWKVRRTLAFSIHELAVILGDQLTAADLVPIFNGFLKDLDEVRIGILKHLYDFLKLLHEDKRREYLYQFQEFVVTDNSRNWRFRYELAEQLILILELYNPNDVHDYLMQIALKLCADKVSEVRWISFRLVVAILQKFASHSESALGLSFISELIVRFRHCAKWVGRQAFAFICQMLAEWFLCAGHVLEAAGRGWTSSCSAGTVHLAVVDEECIPVEQFVEHLLPSLLSLASDPVPNVRVLLAKALRQTLLEKAYLRNAGNPHLQVVEETVLALQSDRDPDVSFFATLEPKRRGTADAPLLEERS; from the exons gTTAGAAAATCAAGTCAGGAAGTGCTCTTGATTCTTCTGGAACAAGATCTAATTTCCCAGCACGATATTGAAAACAAAGTGTGTCCAGTCCTGCTGGCACTCTCTGCCCCGGACCGTGATGACGAGTATAAGACAGAAGCTGCGAAC CTAATCTGCAAACTGGTTTCCGTGCTGAGTAAGAGCACCGTTGAACGCCTGCTGCTCCCTCGATTCTGCGAATTGTGTGGTGACGGGAAGTTCTTTCAAGTTCGGAAG GTGTGTGCTACAAATTTTGGTGATATTTGTCATGCCGTTGGACAAGAAGCCACTGAGAAATTTTTG ATCCCAAAGTTTTTTGAGCTCTGCTCAGACAGTGTTTGGGGGATGCGAAAAGCCTGCGCAGAGTGCTTCATGGCGGTGTCCTACAGCGCATCCCCTGAGGTCCGCAGAGCCCAGCTGTCACCCCTATTCATCAAGCTCATCAGCGACCCCTGCCGATGG GTGCGTCAGGCTGCCTTCCAATCCCTGGGCCCCTTCATTTCCACCTTCGCGAACCCCTCCAGGGCCGGCCTCTACATTCGAGAAGATGGCACCCTGAGCATCCGACCACCGGCTCAGGATTTGGACTCTGATCTCCCCTCCGGGGACCCCCGTGCAGGCAGTTGTGGCAACACTTTCTCAGCCTG TTCCATGAAGCCGGTGCACACGGAGCCAGACCTGCCCACGGGAGGCACGCCAGCGGGAACTGGTGATTTCCAGCGGGTTGTTAGCTCTGATGGCCTCATGGCAGACTCAGTAGAAGACGCTGCCCTGGCTGGAGCCGAGTTGACCAGGCTTTCCCCGGAGGCCAATGCCTCCTTGAAGCTCCCCGCTGGGAGTGACCTCCCCGTCCACAGCCACCCTAGACCAGGCTCCTTTACCTGCCCAGAGGGTCCTGAGGATGTAttcaataatttcttttattgGCGAACCCCTCTCCCTGACATAAGCAAGGACCTAGAGCTGCTTCTGAGTGCGGCTGGGCCCCAGGAGAAGGGCTGTCACGGGCCCGAGACTGTGCAGCAGAGCTGCGTGGCCAGGAGCGAGATTCAGAAAGTCCTTGATCGTTTGCAGGAGCATCTGATGAGTGACCCAGATGTTCAAG CCCAGGTTCAGGTCTTATCAGCTGCTCTGAGAGTGGTACAGCTTGACTCTGTGAACGAGCCCGAGCGTCAGGGGCCCGGAGGCCGGAACGAGGGGTCGGTTTCAGCTCCCAGCCCTGCGTCTGACAATCCCACGGCTCTGTCGGCTTCCTCAGCGCAGAAGGAGCCCTCTGAGCCCAGGATGTTACGAAGCACA GACCCCGGCCGACCCTGCGGTGGAGCCGTTGACGGTCTGGAGATGGAGCAGAGGCACCTCCCCGCCCCAATTGAGGAGAATAAGTCTAAATTACAG GACATAATACCTCAGCCCCTGCTAGATCAGTACGTGTCGATGACCGACCCCGCTCGCGCCCAGACCGTCGATATTGACATAGCCAAACACTGCGCCTATAGCCTCCCGGGGGTGGCGCTCACCTTGGGCAGGCAAAATTGGCACTGCCTGAGAGACACGTATGAAACACTGGCTTCTGATGTGCAG TGGAAAGTGCGTCGGACCCTGGCCTTCTCCATCCACGAGCTGGCTGTGATTCTCGGGGACCAGCTCACGGCTGCTGACCTGGTGCCCATCTTCAATGGATTTTTAAAGGACCTGGATGAAGTACGAATAGGAATTCTTAAACACCTGTATGATTTTCTAAAG ttgcttCACGAAGACAAGAGGAGAGAGTATCTTTACCAGTTTCAAGAATTTGTAGTGACCGATAACAGCAGGAACTGGAGGTTTCGATACGAACTAGCAGA acagCTGATACTCATTTTGGAGCTCTATAATCCCAATGACGTTCATGATTACTTAATGCAGATTGCCTTAAAGTTATGTGCAGATAAAGTTTCTGAAGTTCGGTGGATCTCCTTCAGACTA GTTGTGGCCATTTTGCAGAAGTTTGCCTCCCACAGTGAGAGCGCGCTGGGGTTAAGTTTCATCAGTGAGCTCATCGTCAGGTTCCGGCATTGTGCGAAGTGGGTTGGAAGGCAAGCTTTCGCTTTCATTTGTCAG ATGCTGGCTGAATGGTTCCTGTGTGCCGGGCATGTTCtagaagctgcaggcagagggtggaCAAGCTCCTGCTCTGCCGGCACCGTCCATCTG GCGGTGGTGGACGAGGAGTGCATCCCCGTGGAGCAGTTTGTCGAACACTTGCTCCCCAGCCTCCTAAGCCTTGCCTCCGATCCTGTGCCGAACGTGAGGGTTCTGCTGGCCAAAGCTCTGCGGCAGACGCTGCTAGAAAAGG CGTACTTGAGAAATGCCGGTAACCCTCATCTTCAAGTCGTTGAGGAGACCGTCCTGGCCCTGCAGTCCGACCGGGACCCGGATGTGTCCTTTTTTGCCACCCTGGAACCCAAACGTCGGGGCACCGCAGACGCGCCCCTGCTGGAGGAACGGAGTTAA